In Nitrosomonas ureae, the sequence TAACTTAATTAAAAACATGGCCATTTGGCTGGTAATTGCACTAGTGTTGATGACTGTATTTAATCAATTCAGCGTTCGTCAACCGACGCAAGTGCCTATGGAATACTCGCAATTTATAACCGAATTGAATCAAGGCAGAATCGCTAAAGTTATTATCGAAGGACGCACACTTAAAGGGACAAAGTCTGATGGGCGGCGTTTCACCACATATGCGCCATCCGATCCTTGGATGGTAAGTGATCTGTTGAAAGCTGGTGTTATTGTTGAAGCAAAACCGGAAGAAGAACCCTCTATGTTGATGAGTATCTTTATTTCATGGTTTCCAATGCTTCTGCTGATAGCCGTATGGATATTTTTCATGCGCCAGATGCAAGGTGGCGGGCGTAATGGTGGTGCATTCTCATTTGGCAAAAGTAAAGCACGCATGCTCGACAAATCAACCAATACCGTAACCTTTAATGATGTTGCCGGTTGCGAGGAAGCTAAAGAAGAAGTTGCTGAACTGGTTGAATTCCTACGCGACCCTACAAAATTCCAGAAACTTGGGGGACGAATCCCACGCGGTGTATTGATGGTAGGTAGTCCGGGAACCGGAAAAACGTTGCTTGCTCGGGCTATTGCTGGAGAGGCTCAGGTACCGTTCTTTAGCATTTCCGGCTCAGATTTCGTTGAAATGTTTGTCGGCGTAGGCGCATCCAGAGTTCGTGATATGTTTGAGCAAGCCAAAAAACATGCGCCCTGCATTATCTTTATCGATGAGATTGATGCAGTAGGTCGTCAGCGTGGTGCTGGCCTAGGTGGCGGAAACGATGAACGCGAACAAACACTTAATCAGTTATTGGTAGAAATGGATGGATTTGAAGGTGCCATGGGCGTGATTGTAATCGCTGCAACCAACCGCCCCGATGTATTGGATCCAGCTTTGTTACGCCCCGGTCGTTTTGACCGTCAAGTAACGGTGCCATTACCTGATATACGGGGACGCGAACAAATTCTGCATGTCCATATGCGCAAGGTTCCGCTGTCACCTGATGTAAAAGCAGATATTCTTGCGCGTGGTACGCCCGGTATGTCGGGCGCTGATTTGGCGAACCTAGTCAATGAAGCAGCGCTGTTTGCGGCTCGAAGTAACAAACGTCTGGTAGATATGGATGACTTTGAACGTGCTAAAGACAAAATATTTATGGGTGCAGAACGACGCTCAATGGTTATGCCGGAACATGAACGTAGAAATACTGCTTATCATGAATCAGGGCACGCAGTAGTAGCTCAATTACTACCCAAAACTGACCCCGTACATAAAGTAACAATCATCCCAAGGGGCCGCGCTTTGGGTGTAACCATGCAACTGCCGACAGAAGATCGTTTCAGCATGGAACGTGAGGAAATACTACAAAGGATTTCGGTAATGTTTGGCGGGCGTATAGCTGAAGAAGTTTTCATGAAGCAAATGACCACTGGTGCATCGAATGATTTTGAGCGCGCGACAGACTTAGCACGTCAAATGGTAACCCAGTGGGGGATGTCTGACGAGCTTGGCCCAATGGTTTATGGTGAAAATGAAGGCGAAGTTTTTCTTGGTCGCTCAGTAACTACTCATAAAAACATGAGTGAAGCAACCATGCAAAAAGTTGATGCAGAGGTTCGCCGCATAGTCGATGAACAATATGCTATTGCACGCAAACTCATTGAAGAAAACAAAGACAAAATTGAGGCCATGACCCAAGCTTTACTGGAATGGGAAACGATTGATAGCGATCAGATCAAAGATATTATGGAAGGTCGCCCACCTCGCCCGCCCAAACCACCGCAAATCATATCTTCAACTGCGAGTGATGAGTCTTCAACAGAAGAGACTGAAGAGAAAAGCGAATCCCAGGCACCGCGAGAGGTCGCCAAAGAAACTGATTAACCATTGCTAATTTTTTTAACTAACGGGATACGATTTTATAAAATCGTATCCCGTTTTTAATTACTCGTTCATTTCTTACTGTGCCTTCATTTCCTCACGATTTTATCGATTTTATCGCTTCATCCAATCAACCGTTGATAATGGGTATAATTAACGTAACCCCTGATTCCTTTTCAGATGGCGGGCTCTTTTTGTCCACCCGGAAAGCCATTGCGCATGCAAAAAACCTCATTGACGAAGGCGCTGATATTCTTGATATAGGTGGAGAATCAACGCGACCCGGAAGCCAGTATGTCAATACCGATGAAGAATTAATGCGCGTTATACCCGTACTGGAGGCTCTTGCAGACACCGGTATTCCTATTTCCATAGATACTTCCAAACCTGAGGTGATGAAGCATGCAATCGAAGCGGGAGCTTTTATGATTAATGATGTCAATGCACTGCGCAACCCGGGAGCGCTGGAAGCTATAGCACCGCATAGGCATGTGCAGGTTTGTTTGATGCATATGCAAGGCACGCCCCAAAGGATGCAAACCAATCCGCAATACAAAGATGTGGTCTCTGAGGTAAAATATTTTTTACAACAGCGAATCCAAGCGGCAAACGCAGCAGGTATTGCACTTAACCGGCTGGTTGTCGATCCCGGTTTTGGGTTTGGCAAAACATTGCAACATAATCTTTCATTACTTAATCAGCTCAATGAATTCACCACATTTGGTACTCCAATATTGGCAGGCTTGTCCCGCAAATCCATGCTGGGCGCAATTACCGGAAACAATATAGATCAGCGGCTGCATGAGAGTGTTGCCGCAGCCTTGCTTGCCGTAATCAAAGGTGCCAAAATTGTGCGCGTGCATGATGTCAAAGCAAGTAAAGCAGCTCTTGCTATCTACAATGCCCTGCGAGATTGCGATAGCCAGTTTGATCAGTAAACTGTATGTGGCGTTTTGTTTATTCTCAATCATAACTTCATAAATTGACTAAAAAATATTTTGGAACAGATGGCATACGAGGCCGGGTAGGACAATTTCCTATTACGCCTGATTTTATTATGCACTTAGGCTATTCGGCCGGAAAAGTCTTGGCAGCCGCCGACTGGCATCTCATGGAAGGAAAACGTCCCACAGTTCTAATCGGCAAAGACACGCGAGTATCCGGTTATATGCTGGAATCTGCTCTGGAAGCCGGATTATGTGCAGCGGGCGTGGATGTTCTCCTGTCAGGACCAATGCCGACTCCAGCCATTGCCTATCTGATTCGTGCATTGCGGCTGCAGGCTGGTATTGTTATTTCAGCTTCACATAATCTGTTTGAAGATAATGGCGTAAAGTTCTTCTCCGCAGTCGGCTGCAAACTTCCGGATGAAATGGAGCACAAAATCGAGGCTGAGTTAAATACACCCATAGTAACCAAGCCTTCCGCACAGTTAGGTAAGGTTCAACGAATTGACGATGCCGCTGGTCGCTATATCGAATTCTGTAAAAGTACTTTCCCCTATAACCTGGATCTGCGCGGACTTCGCATTGTAATCGACTGTGCGCATGGGGCTGCATATCATATTGCCGGTCACGTTATGCATGAATTGGGCGCCGATGTCGTTACCATTGGCGTACAACCCAACGGATTAAATATCAATCTTGAATGCGGCGCTACTCATGGCGCCACATTGCAAAAAGCGGTTAAACACTATCATGCTGATTTGGGCATTGCGTTGGATGGCGATGGTGATCGGGTCATGATGGTGGATAAACAAGGTAGATCTTACAATGGCGATCAACTGATTTATATTATCGCTAAGCATCGGAAACAGAGAAAAATACTCACTGGAGGTGTCGTAGGCACCCTAATGACAAATCTAGCAATTGAAAATCAATTTAAGAAACTGCACATTCCTTTTCTCCGAACCAATGTCGGTGACCGCTATATACTCGAATTGCTGCAAGAGCAAGGGTGGCACCTTGGCGGCGAAAATTCCGGGCATATCATTTGCATGGACAAACATACAACCGGTGATGGCATAATATCCGCTTTGCAAGTTCTATATGCACTTCGGGATGCCGATAAGACATTGGCAGAATTTATGCGTGGCATCTCTCTATACCCGCAACGACTGATCAATGTAAAAATCCCCAAGCCATTTAATTTTACCAGCAATAAAGCGATTAATACTGTGCGCAAAGAAGCCGAAGCTGATCTAAACGGTAACGGGCGTCTACTCATTCGGGCCTCGGGAACGGAGCCCCTTATTCGTGTAATGGTCGAGAGTCAATCCAAACAAAAAGTTAATTACTGGACTGAGCGCATCGCTAAAGTCGTTCAAATTGCCAGCGCATAACGCGTGATCATTTTTCGCATGCTGATACGATGAACAATCTATACGCGCTGCAGGATCAGGTTTAGCAACAAAACATAAAAATTGTCATAATCCTGTAACAATTCTGAAATAGTATAGCGCGTAGTTTTTTAAAACGCTCATCCTCTACTTTATTCATTTGGAGCACGTATAAATATGTTGAATTCTTTGAACTTCAGAGCTCCCATTGCAGCAGCTTTCCTGAGTGCGCTCTTCTATGCAGGCTTCGCCAGCGCCACGCCGATCGTGAAAATTGATGGCTCAAGCACTGTTTTTCCCATTACTGAGGCCGTTGCGGAAGATTTTCAAATAGCCAAACGCGGCGCAATTCGAGTCACTGTCGGCATTTCTGGAACAGGCGGCGGATTCAAGAAATTCTGCCGGAATGAAATCGATATCGTGAATGCATCCCGCCCCATTACTGAGTTGGAAATGGAAGCGTGTAAGAAAGAAGGTGTGCAATTTGTTGAAATGCCCATCGCTTTTGACGCTTTAACTGTGGTTGTTAACCCAAAAAACACGTGGAGCAAAACCATCACAGTCGAAGAATTGCAAAAAATATGGGAACCTTCCGCACAAGGCAAAATCACCAGCTGGAATCAAATAAACCCGGCATGGCCGGACAAAAAAATCAAACTTTATGGTCCAGGAGCGGATTCTGGTACCTTTGAGTACTTTACGGAAGCTATTGTTGGTAAGGCCAAATCAAGCCGTGGCGATTTTACGGCATCAGAGGATGATAACGTCCTGGTGCAAGGCGTTGCAAGTGATCTCTATGCATTAGGATTCTTCGGTTTTGCCTATTACATCGAAAATAGTAAAAAAATTAATGCCGTTGCAATTGATAGTGGGGATGGCGGTGTACTTCCTTCTGCGGCAACCGTAGAAAACAACAGCTATAAACCATTATCGCGCCCGATATTCATTTACGTTAATGCTAAATCCACAGAAAAACCGGCAGTGAATGAATTTATTAATTTCTATATGCAGAACGCAACAGAGCTGGTTACAGAAGTGAAATATTTCCCACTCTCCAAAGAAGTATATGATCTTAATCTCGAACACTTAAACAAGAAAAAAGTAGGTACTGTGTTCAAAGGCACCGGAACCAACATAAAACTGGAAGACATCCTTAAATTGGAATCTAGTTTATAAACCGCTACTTGCCATAAGATATTCTATTTTCAGCGATACCTGTTGTAATTAATGCGCACAAGGAAGTGCTGTTCAAAGTATAAGCCATTATTTGGCTTAGAATTGAACAGCACTTCTTTGCCATTCATAAATGGGATAAACTGCGTAAGTAATGGATTACCTGCCAATCTTTTTAGATATTAAAAACAAAACTTGTCTGATCGTAGGTGGTGGTCAAGTCGCCACCCGCAAGGTTATGCTGTTGCTCCAGGCCGGTGCGCAAGTATCAGTGGTAGCACCTGAACTGGAGAGTGTTTTAGATGAGTACGCTGCTCACGGCACTATCAATCATCGGGCTAAGTGCTTTCAACCCGAACATCTGCACAATATTGCCCTGGTAATCGCTGCAACAAATGATCATGCTATTAATCAGCAAGTTTCCGAAGCGGCGCAAGAGAGACGGATTCCGGTTAATGTCGTTGATAACCCGGCATTATGCACTTTCATCATGCCATCCATCGTCGACCGCTCCCCACTCCTAATCGCGGTCTCCAGCGGCGGGCAATCACCGGTCTTGGCGCGATTGCTGCGTGCACAACTGGAAACCATGATACCTGTCGCTTACGCACGCATCGCTACCATTGCAGGAAAGTTTCGTAAGCGCGTAAAACAACACTTCACCCACCCGGCGAAACGGCGCATTTTCTGGGAAACAATCCTACAAGGTCCGTTTACTGAAATGATATTGGCTGGTAAAGATAAAACTGCTCAAAATTATTTGCTGCAATCGCTGCAACAGGAAAAAAATGAACCGCCGCAAGGTGAGGTTTACTTGGTCGGTGCCGGACCGGGTAATCCTGATTTACTGACTTTTCGTGCTATGCGTCTGATGCAGCAGGCCGATGTAGTCGTTTATGACCGTCTGGTCTCAACTGCAATTCTGGATATGGTGCGCCGTGACGCCACACGTATTTACGCTGGCAAGGAACGTAACCGCCACACACTGAAACAGGAATCGATCAATCAACTGCTGGTACGGTTGGCGCAGGAAGGTAAACGAGTGTTGCGACTTAAGGGGGGGGATCCTTTTATTTTTGGCCGGGGTGGTGAAGAAATTGAAACTCTGGCTTTAAACCATATTCCTTTTCAAGTTGTACCAGGTATTACGGCTGCATCGGGTGTTTCCGCATATGCAGGAATTCCGCTGACACACCGTGATTACGCGCAATCATGCATTTTTGTGACCGGTCATCTAAAAAATAATACGATTGATCTCGATTGGCCACGCCTCGCCTGCCCCAACCAGACCATTGTGGTTTATATGGGATTGCTTGGATTACCCGTGTTATCCCGGCAACTGATCTCCCACGGCTTGCCGAGTTCTATGCCCGCAGCAATCATTCAACAAGGTACGACGCAACAACAAGAGATCGTGATCGGAACCTTGCAAACACTACCTAACTTGGCCGCAACGGCGCATTTGTCCCCTCCCACGCTGATTATTGTTGGAGAAGTTGTCAAACTGCACAAAAATCTTGCATGGTTTGAGCCAGCACTTGAAAATTCTAAGACCCATTTGATTGATATGGAATCAAATGGTTAAATAAGAAAATGGCACTGATTTATTAGTATATTACTTCGATGCCTTGAATCTCATCGACAAGTCAATCGCCTGAATATTTTTAGTTAAACTACCGATTGAAATTCGGTCAATACCGGTTTCGGCCACCTGACGCACGTTATCCAGTGTTATGTTACCGGATGCTTCCAGAATTACCCGCTTTTCAGATTGCTGATGCGTCAGAATAACTGCCTCCGATAACTGCTTCAACGTAAAATTATCCAGCAGCACCATGGCAGCTCCGGCCGTCAGCGCTTCTTGTAATTCCGACAGGGATTCCACTTCAATTTGGATAACAGCTCCCGGAGGGGCAATCGCCAATGCTCTGCTTAAGGCGGATCGGATACTGCCTGCCGCAATGATATGATTTTCTTTGATCAAAATCCCATCATACAGACCTAAGCGATGATTAACGCCGCCGCCGCATGTCACGGCATATTTTTGCGCCAACCGCAATCCGGGAAGTGTTTTACGCGTATCCACAATGACAGTTTCAGTATCCGCAATGGCATCGACAAAACGTTTTGTTTGTGTCGCTACGGCGGATAACATTTGCAAAAAATTCAGCGCAGAACGTTCTGCAGTCAGCAAATCGCGGGATTTTCCCTGAATCTCACAAAGCTTTTGTTCAGACTGAACAAGATCCCCATCATTGGCAAACCATGTGATGAGCGTTTCAGGCGATAATGCCAGGAAACAAGCCTCAAACCACTGTACTCCGCACAATACGGCATTTTCCCTACTGATTATCGCAGCACTCAATACACTTTCACGAGGAATCAGTGATGCCGTTAAGTCACCGGCACCTATATCTTCTTTCAATGCACATTGCACGTTAGCGTGTATTTCATTATGTAAATCTTGCAATTTCTTTTCCCTAATTGTTAATCAGGAATGAAAAATATCATATTGACTCCTCTATGACATGCATACCTTCAGTACCGCCAATATTGCCATATGCAAAAAAATGATAAGTAAATGAATTTTTATTAGTTCCAAGAATAAAGTAAGACTAGTAAATTCACGGCTCTCGCAACAACGATTATTTCAGCAATGACACAACTAACAACAACACACAAGAGTAATCAACTTAATACGGATGTTATCGAAGAAATCCTGGGCGCTGTAACCAGTATCGAATATGGATCAGTTGAGGTTGTGATTCACGATGGCAAGGTTGTGCAAATAGAATGCCGTAAGAAAATTCGTTTAAGTCAAAGCAAGCCTACCCGGAAAACGCTGGAACCATGACTAAGCCGGACAACTCCCGGGTTTGTGCGGGCAATAGCGAGTTAAATCCAAACAAATAAAAATAACACCGACCCCACACAAGGAGGTGAGAACGTAAAAACAAAATCAGTGACCTAGCCGAAGTTTCGGAAGGTGCACTCAGGAGAATACCTTGAAATCATTTCATTTTTTTCTACAGGCTGCGTTTCTTAGCACCTTGATTATCCGTCCGGCATACGCAGCTTCGGATAATAAGCCCTCAATAAACTTTGAAACCATGCAGCAAACTATCGTTCAGCTGGCGCAACAAATTGCGGTGGATATGGGCAGGCCGTTGGGAAATAACACACCGGACCAATCCAAACCAACGGGAAAAGCATCCGAAGTTGAAAAAACTTTGCCAACGATCGAGCCACAAGTTAAATCCCCACCAACAACACCGGTTGCCGCGCAATCAACCAGCTATCATCAGCGTTCCAATAGCTATGCCACCAATCCGGATTCCGATCCGCCACGGTATGTGCGGCAATTAAGCGATATCGGCATTCCGGCTTTTAAAGATATTACCTGGCTGGACGTCGGTTTGGAACATCGCACGCGCTATGAGTGGCGCAACAATGACATACGCCGGGTTGAAGGAGGAGAAGATAATCCATTCTTCTTGCGTAACCGAGCATGGATTGGAATAAAGAATATATTGGATCCTTTCCGGTTTGCGGTGGAGTTTCAAGATTCGAGGGTCTATAACAATAAGCATGCCATTACTGATCAGGAAAGAAATGAGTTCGATCTGCTCAATGCTTATGGCGAATTAAATTTCAAAAAAGCACTCGGTGCCGATGACCGGGGTAACGATCGCCCAATCCGATTCCGGGTTGGACGCATGGCTTACGAGACCACCGATCGGCGATTTATCGCACGTAATGAATGGCGCAACACCACGAATACGTTTGAAGGTTTCCGGCTGAATCTGGGGCGTGAAGCCAATGACTGGGAACTTGATCTGTTTGGCATGCAACCGGTTAGACGCTTGCAAACCAAATTTGACGAGGCTAATAGCAATCTGTGGTTTTTTGGCGGGATCGGCACTTGGCGCAAGTGGTCTGACATCGCTACCATCCAGACATACTACATGGGGCAGAAGCAGCAAGGTGATCCAAATGGTTTTACAGCCACCAATCGGCTGGATCGGGAAATTCATATGCCAGGGTTCCGTGTTTATGGCAAGGCAGGCAATATTGTTGATTTCGATGTCAGCTACAACCACCAGCTGGGTT encodes:
- the glmM gene encoding phosphoglucosamine mutase, which gives rise to MTKKYFGTDGIRGRVGQFPITPDFIMHLGYSAGKVLAAADWHLMEGKRPTVLIGKDTRVSGYMLESALEAGLCAAGVDVLLSGPMPTPAIAYLIRALRLQAGIVISASHNLFEDNGVKFFSAVGCKLPDEMEHKIEAELNTPIVTKPSAQLGKVQRIDDAAGRYIEFCKSTFPYNLDLRGLRIVIDCAHGAAYHIAGHVMHELGADVVTIGVQPNGLNINLECGATHGATLQKAVKHYHADLGIALDGDGDRVMMVDKQGRSYNGDQLIYIIAKHRKQRKILTGGVVGTLMTNLAIENQFKKLHIPFLRTNVGDRYILELLQEQGWHLGGENSGHIICMDKHTTGDGIISALQVLYALRDADKTLAEFMRGISLYPQRLINVKIPKPFNFTSNKAINTVRKEAEADLNGNGRLLIRASGTEPLIRVMVESQSKQKVNYWTERIAKVVQIASA
- a CDS encoding PstS family phosphate ABC transporter substrate-binding protein, translated to MLNSLNFRAPIAAAFLSALFYAGFASATPIVKIDGSSTVFPITEAVAEDFQIAKRGAIRVTVGISGTGGGFKKFCRNEIDIVNASRPITELEMEACKKEGVQFVEMPIAFDALTVVVNPKNTWSKTITVEELQKIWEPSAQGKITSWNQINPAWPDKKIKLYGPGADSGTFEYFTEAIVGKAKSSRGDFTASEDDNVLVQGVASDLYALGFFGFAYYIENSKKINAVAIDSGDGGVLPSAATVENNSYKPLSRPIFIYVNAKSTEKPAVNEFINFYMQNATELVTEVKYFPLSKEVYDLNLEHLNKKKVGTVFKGTGTNIKLEDILKLESSL
- the cysG gene encoding siroheme synthase CysG, encoding MDYLPIFLDIKNKTCLIVGGGQVATRKVMLLLQAGAQVSVVAPELESVLDEYAAHGTINHRAKCFQPEHLHNIALVIAATNDHAINQQVSEAAQERRIPVNVVDNPALCTFIMPSIVDRSPLLIAVSSGGQSPVLARLLRAQLETMIPVAYARIATIAGKFRKRVKQHFTHPAKRRIFWETILQGPFTEMILAGKDKTAQNYLLQSLQQEKNEPPQGEVYLVGAGPGNPDLLTFRAMRLMQQADVVVYDRLVSTAILDMVRRDATRIYAGKERNRHTLKQESINQLLVRLAQEGKRVLRLKGGDPFIFGRGGEEIETLALNHIPFQVVPGITAASGVSAYAGIPLTHRDYAQSCIFVTGHLKNNTIDLDWPRLACPNQTIVVYMGLLGLPVLSRQLISHGLPSSMPAAIIQQGTTQQQEIVIGTLQTLPNLAATAHLSPPTLIIVGEVVKLHKNLAWFEPALENSKTHLIDMESNG
- the ftsH gene encoding ATP-dependent zinc metalloprotease FtsH; protein product: MNNLIKNMAIWLVIALVLMTVFNQFSVRQPTQVPMEYSQFITELNQGRIAKVIIEGRTLKGTKSDGRRFTTYAPSDPWMVSDLLKAGVIVEAKPEEEPSMLMSIFISWFPMLLLIAVWIFFMRQMQGGGRNGGAFSFGKSKARMLDKSTNTVTFNDVAGCEEAKEEVAELVEFLRDPTKFQKLGGRIPRGVLMVGSPGTGKTLLARAIAGEAQVPFFSISGSDFVEMFVGVGASRVRDMFEQAKKHAPCIIFIDEIDAVGRQRGAGLGGGNDEREQTLNQLLVEMDGFEGAMGVIVIAATNRPDVLDPALLRPGRFDRQVTVPLPDIRGREQILHVHMRKVPLSPDVKADILARGTPGMSGADLANLVNEAALFAARSNKRLVDMDDFERAKDKIFMGAERRSMVMPEHERRNTAYHESGHAVVAQLLPKTDPVHKVTIIPRGRALGVTMQLPTEDRFSMEREEILQRISVMFGGRIAEEVFMKQMTTGASNDFERATDLARQMVTQWGMSDELGPMVYGENEGEVFLGRSVTTHKNMSEATMQKVDAEVRRIVDEQYAIARKLIEENKDKIEAMTQALLEWETIDSDQIKDIMEGRPPRPPKPPQIISSTASDESSTEETEEKSESQAPREVAKETD
- a CDS encoding alginate export family protein, with the protein product MKSFHFFLQAAFLSTLIIRPAYAASDNKPSINFETMQQTIVQLAQQIAVDMGRPLGNNTPDQSKPTGKASEVEKTLPTIEPQVKSPPTTPVAAQSTSYHQRSNSYATNPDSDPPRYVRQLSDIGIPAFKDITWLDVGLEHRTRYEWRNNDIRRVEGGEDNPFFLRNRAWIGIKNILDPFRFAVEFQDSRVYNNKHAITDQERNEFDLLNAYGELNFKKALGADDRGNDRPIRFRVGRMAYETTDRRFIARNEWRNTTNTFEGFRLNLGREANDWELDLFGMQPVRRLQTKFDEANSNLWFFGGIGTWRKWSDIATIQTYYMGQKQQGDPNGFTATNRLDREIHMPGFRVYGKAGNIVDFDVSYNHQLGFSGPNRVDANGYTIEVGRTFEHSWKPRVGLFYGYASGDKDPTDNVDNRFDRFFGFARPWSADHYVIYENLKAPKIRFEFTPTQKLGFELGYGAYWLASKTDRMFDILDGNISNTVRDPGFNRDRTGQSGDFGGHAFEGRIRYQPTPRINTILGYTHFTAGEFVRNRIAASPSCANGHSHPCVDHRSGDTDFLYFEVLISLL
- a CDS encoding YezD family protein, which gives rise to MTQLTTTHKSNQLNTDVIEEILGAVTSIEYGSVEVVIHDGKVVQIECRKKIRLSQSKPTRKTLEP
- the folP gene encoding dihydropteroate synthase, translating into MGIINVTPDSFSDGGLFLSTRKAIAHAKNLIDEGADILDIGGESTRPGSQYVNTDEELMRVIPVLEALADTGIPISIDTSKPEVMKHAIEAGAFMINDVNALRNPGALEAIAPHRHVQVCLMHMQGTPQRMQTNPQYKDVVSEVKYFLQQRIQAANAAGIALNRLVVDPGFGFGKTLQHNLSLLNQLNEFTTFGTPILAGLSRKSMLGAITGNNIDQRLHESVAAALLAVIKGAKIVRVHDVKASKAALAIYNALRDCDSQFDQ
- the nadC gene encoding carboxylating nicotinate-nucleotide diphosphorylase, translated to MQDLHNEIHANVQCALKEDIGAGDLTASLIPRESVLSAAIISRENAVLCGVQWFEACFLALSPETLITWFANDGDLVQSEQKLCEIQGKSRDLLTAERSALNFLQMLSAVATQTKRFVDAIADTETVIVDTRKTLPGLRLAQKYAVTCGGGVNHRLGLYDGILIKENHIIAAGSIRSALSRALAIAPPGAVIQIEVESLSELQEALTAGAAMVLLDNFTLKQLSEAVILTHQQSEKRVILEASGNITLDNVRQVAETGIDRISIGSLTKNIQAIDLSMRFKASK